In Populus nigra chromosome 10, ddPopNigr1.1, whole genome shotgun sequence, the following proteins share a genomic window:
- the LOC133705564 gene encoding uncharacterized protein LOC133705564, giving the protein MEVNSASSHSNEKRSSEHSTSTNGEHMNTEKEKSTSVFVNHAAIAWHESRRKWTGNQSRQPQRTTKEPIISWSTTYEDLLSTQEPFSEPIPLSEMVDFLVDIWHDEGLFD; this is encoded by the exons ATGGAGGTAAATTCTGCAAGCTCCCACTCCAATGAGAAGCGATCATCAGAGCATTCCACATCCACCAATGGAGAACATATGAACACAGAAAAAGAGAAGAGTACATCTGTATTTGTTAATCATG CTGCAATTGCATGGCACGAGAGCAGAAGAAAGTGGACAGGAAATCAATCTCGTCAGCCACAAAGAACGACCAAGGAACCAATTATAAG CTGGTCAACAACCTATGAAGATTTGCTTTCTACTCAGGAGCCCTTCTCTGAGCCAATTCCTTTATCT GAGATGGTAGATTTTTTAGTTGATATTTGGCATGATGAAGGCCTCTTTGATTAA
- the LOC133705563 gene encoding vacuolar protein sorting-associated protein 24 homolog 1 isoform X2, with translation MGSAKALAKEIVMSRKAVNRLYENKAQLNSISMHLGESVAIARTVGHLSKSAEVMKLVNNLMKAPEMAATMQEFSREMTKAGVIEEMVTDAVDSALDSEDIEEEIEEEVDKVLTEIAGETAAQLPEAVRKERVRVPAQEASTSHEEEAIAEGVDDEEELEELRARLAKVRS, from the exons ATGGGCTCGGCTAAG GCACTTGCAAAGGAGATTGTGATGTCGAGAAAAGCCGTGAACCGTCTTTATGAAAATAAGGCCCAACTGAATTCAATATCAATGCACCTTGGAGAAAGTGTTG CAATTGCCCGTACTGTGGGTCATTTATCTAAAAGTGCTGAAGTCATGAAACTTGTCAATAACCTTATGAAAGCTCCAGAAATGGCTGCCACAATGCAAGAATTCAGCAGGGAAATGACAAAG GCTGGGGTTATTGAAGAAATGGTAACTGATGCTGTTGATTCAGCACTGGATTCTGAAGACATCGAAGaggaaattgaagaagaagttgataagGTCCTAACAGAAATAGCTGGTGAGACAGCTGCTCAGCTTCCTGAAGCTGTCAGAAAGGAAAGAGTAAGGGTACCTGCCCAAGAAGCAAGCACCTCACATGAA GAAGAAGCTATTGCAGAGGGTGTAGATGACGAGGAAGAACTAGAAGAGCTAAGGGCTCGGCTAGCCAAAGTCAGATCTTAG
- the LOC133705563 gene encoding vacuolar protein sorting-associated protein 24 homolog 1 isoform X1, with product MDKFKSMLKPKPNPQQQLRDWQRKLRQECRNIERQIRDVQREEKSVHKAIKEAAKRNDMGSAKALAKEIVMSRKAVNRLYENKAQLNSISMHLGESVAIARTVGHLSKSAEVMKLVNNLMKAPEMAATMQEFSREMTKAGVIEEMVTDAVDSALDSEDIEEEIEEEVDKVLTEIAGETAAQLPEAVRKERVRVPAQEASTSHEEEAIAEGVDDEEELEELRARLAKVRS from the exons ATGGATAAATTCAAGAGCATgttaaaaccgaaaccaaacccaCAACAGCAATTGAGGGATTGGCAGAGAAAGCTACGTCAAGAGTGCCGTAACATTGAGCGGCAAATCAGAG ATGTgcagagagaggagaaaagtgTACATAAGGCAATTAAGGAGGCTGCCAAGAGAAATGACATGGGCTCGGCTAAG GCACTTGCAAAGGAGATTGTGATGTCGAGAAAAGCCGTGAACCGTCTTTATGAAAATAAGGCCCAACTGAATTCAATATCAATGCACCTTGGAGAAAGTGTTG CAATTGCCCGTACTGTGGGTCATTTATCTAAAAGTGCTGAAGTCATGAAACTTGTCAATAACCTTATGAAAGCTCCAGAAATGGCTGCCACAATGCAAGAATTCAGCAGGGAAATGACAAAG GCTGGGGTTATTGAAGAAATGGTAACTGATGCTGTTGATTCAGCACTGGATTCTGAAGACATCGAAGaggaaattgaagaagaagttgataagGTCCTAACAGAAATAGCTGGTGAGACAGCTGCTCAGCTTCCTGAAGCTGTCAGAAAGGAAAGAGTAAGGGTACCTGCCCAAGAAGCAAGCACCTCACATGAA GAAGAAGCTATTGCAGAGGGTGTAGATGACGAGGAAGAACTAGAAGAGCTAAGGGCTCGGCTAGCCAAAGTCAGATCTTAG